A single window of Pogoniulus pusillus isolate bPogPus1 chromosome 11, bPogPus1.pri, whole genome shotgun sequence DNA harbors:
- the CBX4 gene encoding E3 SUMO-protein ligase CBX4 — MELPAVGEHVFAVESIEKKRIRKGRVEYLVKWRGWSPKYNTWEPEENILDPRLLIAFQNRERQEQLMGYRKRGPKPKPLVVQLPSFARRSNILTGLQDPAVDNRPKLDLGSSGKSQQHQYELNSKKHHQYQPNGKESSMKHQSHSKGKYYYQLNSKKHHHYQPDPKMYEPHYQPSSKEPQSQACLDNNKSSLVTHPDKWAHGPAKNLLGPVKNLTAESKNGAEKNLSSGTGPPPRDRVTSNGLGGKMKIVKNKNKNGRIVIVMSKYMENGMQAVKIKSGEPPRKRATEERTPKKGGDEKLESWRKPGEERVVVNNTLGKAEGEGRQPDAELEESPRKTPLAKELPLPPTEQPLQLTTKPDLVPWSLSPICEHSPSSMGLNLSSPGSRKRCLSEPHTEREPGKKRLTSRSISAPTCLSPPPPERPEQPTPTQPEVILLDSDLDEPIDLRCVKPREESELALAQVKPEVLPAPAEKPATEPLQPQEVVEEEEAESLQEFKPFFGNIIITDVTANCLTVTFKEYVTV, encoded by the exons ATGGAGCTGCCGGCGGTGGGGGAGCACGTCTTCGCGGTGGAGAGCATCGAGAAGAAGCGGATCCGAAAG GGTAGAGTCGAGTACCTGGTGAAATGGAGGGGATGGTCGCCCAA atATAACACGTGGGAGCCGGAGGAGAACATCCTGGACCCCCGGCTGCTCATCGCCTTCCAGAACAG GGAGCGGCAGGAGCAGTTGATGGGATACCGCAAGCGGGGACCCAAGCCAAAGCCGCTGGTCGTGCAG CTTCCCTCCTTTGCCCGCCGCTCGAACATCCTCACGGGGTTGCAGGACCCAGCCGTGGACAACAGGCCGAAGCTGGATCTTGGCTCCTCTGgcaagagccagcagcaccagtatGAACTCAACAGCAAGAAGCACCACCAGTACCAGCCCAATGGCAAGGAGAGCAGCATGAAGCACCAGTCCCATAGTAAAGGGAAGTATTACTACCAGCTGAACAGCAAGAAGCACCACCACTACCAGCCAGACCCCAAGATGTACGAGCCCCACTaccagcccagcagcaaggaGCCGCAGAGCCAAGCCTGCTTGGACAATAACAAGAGCTCTCTAGTCACCCATCCGGACAAGTGGGCCCATGGCCCAGCCAAAAACCTGCTGGGGCCAGTTAAGAacctcactgcagagagcaagaatGGGGCTGAGAAGAACCTGTCCAGTGGTACAGGGCCTCCGCCCAGGGACAGGGTGACCAGCAATGGCCTTGGGGGCAAGATGAAGATCGTCAAGAACAAAAACAAGAATGGACGTATCGTGATTGTCATGAGCAAGTACATGGAGAACGGGATGCAGGCGGTGAAGATCAAGTCTGGGGAGCCTCCCCGGAAGCGGGCTACAGAGGAGAGGACTCCTAAGAAGGGTGGGGATGAGAAGTTGGAGTCTTGGAGAAAGccaggggaggagagggtggtGGTCAACAACACCCTGGGCAAAGCAGAAGGTGAGGGCCGACAGCCTGATGCAGAGCTCGAGGAAAGTCCCAGAAAGACTCCTCTGGCCAAGGAGCTGCCCCTTCCTCCAACggagcagcccctgcagctcaccACCAAGCCGGACCTTGTGCCCTGGTCCCTGAGTCCCATCTGTGAGCACAGCCCTTCTTCCATGGGACTGAACCTCTCCAGCCCCGGATCGCGGAAGCGTTGCTTGTCGGAGCCGCACACAGAGCGGGAGCCAGGCAAGAAGCGCCTGACCTCCCGCAGCATCAGTGCCCCCACATGCCTcagccccccacccccagagcGGCCGGAGCAGCCCACACCCACCCAGCCGGAGGTCATCCTGCTGGATTCGGACCTGGATGAGCCCATAGATTTGCGCTGTGTGAAACCGCGGGAGGAGAGTGAGCTGGCGCTGGCACAGGTGAAGCCAGAGGTGCTACCAGCACCGGCTGAGAAACCAGCCACggagcctctgcagccccaggaggttgtagaggaggaggaggctgagtccCTGCAGGAATTCAAGCCCTTCTTTGGGAATATAATTATCACAGATGTGACTGCAAACTGCCTGACCGTGACCTTCAAGGAGTACGTAACAGTGTGA